One Pyrococcus furiosus DSM 3638 genomic region harbors:
- a CDS encoding SPL family radical SAM protein, producing MYIRPFDPWKSNMCTCPFKYTLNPYTGCDHACVYCYITSYIPKAFKVRIKESLLPTLDRELRKFNKNFIIAMSYSSDPYPTIEKDLTITRRVLELFKKYDIRCLLLTKSDIFIRDLDIIKELRCAVGITVTTVDERKAKLLEPNAPSPKERIKALKLAKKEGIPVYARIDPIIPFYTWEDFDKTLKALKFVSHITVSTLKLRPDIKARMKAKFPELMEKLEPLYTEKYEGYYYLKKDLRMEILRTAREKIEEAGITFGSCREGYYSYPTCDGSHLVPR from the coding sequence ATGTACATCAGACCATTTGACCCCTGGAAATCAAATATGTGCACTTGCCCGTTTAAATACACCCTTAACCCCTACACTGGATGCGATCATGCTTGTGTTTACTGTTACATAACATCCTACATTCCTAAAGCCTTTAAAGTGAGAATTAAAGAAAGCTTGCTTCCTACGTTAGACAGGGAATTAAGGAAGTTTAATAAGAACTTTATAATTGCGATGTCATACTCCTCAGATCCCTATCCAACGATTGAAAAGGATCTCACGATAACGAGGAGAGTTCTAGAGCTATTCAAAAAATATGATATAAGATGTTTACTTTTGACGAAGTCTGATATATTTATAAGAGACCTAGATATAATTAAAGAGCTAAGGTGTGCAGTCGGAATTACAGTAACAACGGTAGATGAAAGAAAGGCTAAACTTTTGGAGCCAAATGCGCCTTCTCCTAAAGAAAGAATTAAAGCACTAAAACTTGCAAAGAAAGAAGGCATTCCTGTGTACGCAAGAATAGATCCAATTATTCCCTTTTACACCTGGGAAGATTTCGACAAAACTCTAAAAGCATTGAAATTTGTTAGTCATATAACAGTCTCAACCTTAAAACTAAGGCCTGACATTAAGGCAAGAATGAAAGCAAAATTTCCCGAGCTAATGGAAAAACTAGAGCCCCTATACACCGAAAAATATGAAGGATATTATTACCTCAAAAAAGATCTGAGAATGGAGATATTAAGGACAGCGAGGGAAAAAATTGAAGAAGCTGGAATAACATTCGGTTCCTGTAGGGAGGGATATTATTCTTATCCCACTTGTGATGGTTCTCATCTAGTTCCTAGATAA
- a CDS encoding OsmC family protein — protein MSNIVKGIVKWVEGEQFIGGIEGENCSVILGEGGISPMKLLLLSVAGCTAYDVVMILRKMREPIRGLRVEIEGVRREEHPRVYKEVTIHYKIYGKVDEKKARRAIELSQEKYCSASAHLKLGGTIVRYTLEIFDDEPPSHAEG, from the coding sequence ATGAGTAACATAGTGAAGGGAATAGTAAAGTGGGTTGAAGGAGAACAGTTCATTGGGGGTATAGAAGGGGAAAACTGTTCGGTTATTTTAGGAGAAGGCGGAATAAGCCCAATGAAGCTTTTATTGCTCAGCGTGGCAGGATGTACTGCCTATGATGTAGTGATGATCCTAAGGAAGATGAGAGAACCTATAAGAGGTCTGAGGGTGGAAATCGAGGGAGTTAGGCGAGAAGAGCATCCGAGAGTGTATAAGGAGGTAACTATCCACTATAAAATCTATGGAAAGGTTGACGAAAAGAAGGCTCGAAGAGCAATAGAGCTTAGCCAAGAGAAGTATTGTTCTGCCTCTGCTCATCTAAAATTGGGTGGAACGATAGTTAGATATACTTTGGAGATTTTCGATGATGAGCCTCCATCCCATGCTGAAGGGTGA
- a CDS encoding mRNA surveillance protein pelota: MEILEEKPKEGKIKIKAETLDDLWHLYHIISEGDVVYAKTLRKQAQRSDSLRPEKVEAVPVFLGIKAEKINLHRFANQLRITGPIIYASREDVPLGRYHTLTVEPGTVITIQKEKWKNYHIERLKEAIESSKKARVMIVAIEDGEAEIAIVREYGLDFVGSITYNISGKRYNIKRDDEEKKFFHEVAKSMEELMKRENIEKAIVAGPGFYKENFVNFLRENYPELAKKVVTDDTSMGGRTGIYEVIKRGTVDKVYTESRISKEIKLVEKVIEEIAKNGLVAYGLKEVEEATNYGAVETLIVLDSLLKGELREKIEELMELARNLRASVVVVSSEHEGGDKLKALGGIAALLRFKIK, encoded by the coding sequence ATGGAGATATTGGAAGAAAAACCAAAAGAAGGCAAGATAAAGATAAAAGCAGAGACTCTTGATGATCTTTGGCATCTGTATCATATCATAAGTGAAGGAGACGTTGTATATGCTAAAACTCTAAGAAAGCAAGCTCAAAGAAGTGATTCTTTAAGACCAGAAAAAGTTGAAGCAGTACCCGTATTTTTAGGAATAAAAGCTGAAAAGATAAATCTACACAGGTTTGCCAATCAACTTAGAATAACTGGGCCAATAATTTATGCAAGCAGAGAAGATGTTCCTTTAGGAAGGTATCATACACTAACCGTAGAACCTGGGACTGTAATAACTATACAAAAGGAAAAATGGAAAAATTATCATATTGAAAGACTTAAAGAAGCTATAGAGTCTTCAAAAAAAGCGAGAGTTATGATTGTTGCAATAGAAGATGGAGAGGCCGAAATTGCAATAGTCCGGGAATATGGCCTAGACTTTGTTGGATCTATAACCTACAATATAAGTGGAAAGAGATATAACATAAAAAGGGATGATGAAGAAAAGAAATTCTTCCATGAAGTAGCAAAATCTATGGAGGAGTTAATGAAAAGAGAAAATATAGAGAAGGCAATTGTAGCCGGGCCTGGATTCTATAAGGAAAATTTCGTTAATTTTCTCAGGGAAAATTATCCAGAACTTGCAAAGAAAGTTGTCACAGATGATACAAGTATGGGGGGAAGAACAGGAATTTATGAAGTTATAAAAAGAGGAACAGTGGACAAAGTGTATACTGAAAGTAGAATATCAAAGGAAATAAAATTGGTAGAAAAAGTTATAGAAGAAATAGCAAAAAATGGCTTGGTAGCTTATGGATTAAAAGAAGTGGAAGAAGCAACAAATTATGGGGCTGTTGAAACTCTAATTGTCCTAGATTCCCTGCTAAAGGGCGAGCTAAGGGAAAAAATTGAAGAGTTAATGGAACTTGCGAGAAATTTGAGGGCTTCTGTTGTTGTTGTAAGCTCAGAACATGAAGGAGGCGATAAACTTAAGGCCCTTGGAGGTATAGCTGCACTGTTGAGGTTTAAAATCAAGTGA
- a CDS encoding NAD(P)-dependent glycerol-1-phosphate dehydrogenase produces MHIMEFPREVILGKNVISETVNVAKRLSFSSPVLVVYGPKTKEIAGKDVERVLKEEFDVHSVIVKEATINEVEKVEGIIRDNKVKWAIAVGGGTIIDVTKLASYRAGIPFVSFPTTASHDGIASANASIKGLGTKTSIKARPPVAVIADIRIIKSAPRRYLAAGVGDVISNITAVRDWKLAHKIKGEYFSEYAAALSLMSAKMVMRDAEIIRIGDDEGVRKVVKALISSGVAMSIAGSSRPASGAEHLFSHALDLLLEKPALHGEQTGIGTIIMAYLHGINWRKIKETLQKVGAPTTAYELGVDPEIIIEALTIAHTIRPERYTILGRDGLTREAAERAAKITGVI; encoded by the coding sequence ATGCACATAATGGAGTTCCCGCGAGAGGTAATTTTAGGTAAGAATGTTATTAGTGAGACTGTTAACGTTGCAAAAAGGTTGAGTTTTTCTTCACCTGTTCTTGTGGTTTATGGACCGAAAACAAAAGAAATAGCTGGGAAGGATGTGGAAAGAGTTCTTAAAGAAGAATTTGACGTTCATTCTGTAATTGTTAAGGAAGCAACAATTAATGAAGTTGAAAAGGTTGAAGGTATAATAAGAGACAATAAGGTAAAATGGGCTATTGCAGTTGGAGGAGGAACAATTATAGACGTTACCAAGTTGGCCAGTTATAGAGCAGGAATACCATTTGTCAGTTTTCCAACTACCGCATCCCACGATGGAATAGCAAGCGCAAATGCTTCCATAAAGGGGCTTGGAACTAAGACCTCAATCAAGGCCAGGCCTCCGGTGGCAGTTATTGCAGACATTAGAATAATAAAATCCGCTCCCAGGAGGTACTTAGCTGCAGGAGTAGGAGATGTTATCAGCAATATCACTGCTGTGCGGGACTGGAAACTTGCTCATAAAATTAAAGGCGAATATTTCAGTGAATACGCTGCAGCTTTAAGTTTAATGAGTGCAAAAATGGTCATGAGGGATGCGGAAATCATAAGAATAGGAGACGATGAAGGGGTTAGAAAAGTAGTGAAGGCCTTAATTTCCAGCGGAGTTGCTATGAGTATCGCTGGCTCTTCAAGACCAGCTAGTGGAGCGGAGCATCTTTTCAGCCATGCATTAGACCTTTTGCTTGAAAAACCTGCTCTTCATGGAGAGCAAACAGGAATTGGAACAATAATTATGGCTTATCTCCACGGAATAAACTGGAGAAAAATAAAGGAAACTCTCCAAAAGGTAGGCGCTCCAACTACAGCTTATGAGCTAGGAGTAGATCCAGAAATAATAATAGAGGCCCTTACTATAGCTCATACTATAAGACCAGAGAGATACACTATCCTGGGGAGGGATGGTCTGACTAGGGAGGCCGCTGAAAGGGCTGCTAAAATCACTGGTGTAATTTGA
- a CDS encoding UPF0179 family protein — translation MVITLVGEKLAKPGVEFIYYGPAEPCKSCRLARVCTGNLEPGRRYKIIKVRNMEYPCLLHEGKVRVVEVVEPAIDVIIEPRYAVAGSKITLKFVECDDPEKVDLVRPEGLFEGDVVKILEIIGDIECNGRKYKIAKVIRENTQK, via the coding sequence ATGGTTATCACACTGGTTGGAGAAAAGTTGGCTAAACCAGGTGTTGAGTTCATTTATTATGGACCAGCTGAGCCTTGTAAATCATGTAGATTGGCAAGAGTATGTACAGGAAACCTCGAACCTGGAAGGAGATACAAAATAATCAAGGTAAGAAATATGGAGTATCCTTGCCTACTTCATGAAGGAAAGGTAAGGGTAGTTGAAGTTGTAGAACCAGCAATTGATGTGATTATAGAGCCCAGGTATGCAGTTGCTGGGAGCAAAATAACATTAAAGTTTGTTGAATGCGATGATCCCGAAAAAGTTGATCTAGTAAGGCCAGAAGGACTATTTGAAGGGGACGTTGTGAAAATACTGGAGATAATTGGAGACATTGAGTGTAATGGAAGAAAATATAAGATTGCAAAGGTAATAAGGGAAAATACACAAAAATAG
- the udg gene encoding type-4 uracil-DNA glycosylase, which produces MSKHELMKKLEEKILTCKKCPLWRLRTNPVPGYGNYDAKIMFIGEAPGYWEDQKGLPFVGKAGKVLDELLDGIGLTREDVYITNVVKCRPPNNRDPTEEEIKACSPYLDQQIDIIKPKVIVTLGRHSTNYILKKFGFDLEPISKIHGKVFKAKTLFGTLYIFPTYHPAVALYRPQLKEELKQDFDILKSLLEKLGI; this is translated from the coding sequence ATGTCAAAGCATGAGCTAATGAAAAAGCTAGAAGAAAAAATACTCACCTGTAAAAAATGCCCATTGTGGAGGCTAAGAACTAATCCCGTTCCCGGGTATGGAAATTATGACGCAAAAATAATGTTCATTGGAGAAGCCCCAGGGTACTGGGAAGATCAAAAAGGGTTACCATTTGTTGGAAAAGCTGGAAAAGTCTTAGATGAACTATTAGATGGGATTGGACTAACAAGAGAAGATGTTTATATAACAAATGTGGTTAAATGTAGGCCACCAAACAATAGAGATCCGACAGAAGAAGAAATAAAGGCATGCTCCCCATATCTTGATCAACAGATAGATATTATAAAGCCAAAGGTTATCGTTACATTAGGAAGGCATTCCACCAATTACATCCTCAAAAAATTTGGATTTGATCTTGAGCCAATAAGCAAAATTCATGGGAAAGTCTTCAAGGCAAAAACACTTTTTGGTACTCTTTATATCTTCCCAACATATCATCCAGCAGTGGCCCTTTATAGACCTCAACTAAAGGAGGAACTAAAGCAGGATTTTGACATCCTAAAAAGCTTGTTAGAAAAACTAGGGATTTAG
- the rqcH gene encoding ribosome rescue protein RqcH has product MKESMSSVDIKYITEELKDMIVGSRVEKIYHEGNEIRFKLHKTGVGRVDLLIEAGKRIHITTYVKENLQPTSFAMLLRKYLSGKFLEDIRQYEFDRVVILSFGEYFLIAELFGRGNIIFVTKDWEIIGALRYEEFKDRAIKPKIKYVFPPSRANPLKVSFEEFKEIILNSQGTEIVRALAKNFSIGGLYSEETLLRAKIDKDRKVDELSEEELRLVYDTLLTVLNDEKKPNIVYNKEGVMVDVVPIDLQWYREYTKRYYESFSEALDEYFGKLTIEKARLEKTKQLEERRKALEISLRRIEEQIKGFEKEAMTNQEKGDALYAHYSIVNEILRVISSALKQYGVEEVKKRIEEGKKAGYPWAKMIIDVTDNKVTLNLDGIKVSLDVEKSLEENAELYYERAKKAKKKLEGAKIAYEETKRKLIELEKEIERESKEINIKKITRKKKKWFEKFRWFISSEGFLVIGGKDATTNEIVVKKHMDENDIYCHADIWGAPHVIIKNGRNASEKTIREACQFAVAMSRAWSEGLASADAYWVYPEQVSKQAPAGEYLPKGAFMVYGKRNWIHGIPLKLAVGIVNVEGEELVMCGPVDAVKAHTNKYVVIRPGGLKKSDLVKKIQKIFEKWGYRVSEEDIMSVLPPGHGEIEEVVE; this is encoded by the coding sequence ATGAAAGAAAGCATGAGCAGTGTGGATATAAAATACATAACCGAGGAACTAAAAGACATGATAGTGGGTTCGAGGGTTGAGAAAATTTATCATGAAGGTAATGAAATTAGGTTTAAACTTCACAAGACGGGAGTAGGAAGGGTAGATTTGTTAATTGAGGCTGGAAAGAGAATCCACATAACTACTTACGTTAAGGAGAATCTACAGCCAACTTCATTCGCGATGCTTTTACGAAAATATTTGTCTGGAAAATTTCTTGAGGATATAAGGCAATACGAATTCGATAGGGTAGTTATCTTGTCGTTTGGTGAATATTTCCTCATCGCCGAACTTTTTGGTAGGGGGAATATTATATTTGTAACTAAAGATTGGGAAATAATTGGGGCTCTTAGATATGAAGAGTTTAAAGATAGGGCAATAAAACCAAAAATTAAGTACGTTTTTCCCCCTTCTAGAGCTAACCCCCTAAAAGTTAGCTTTGAAGAGTTCAAAGAGATAATATTGAACTCCCAGGGAACTGAAATCGTGAGAGCGCTTGCGAAAAATTTTAGCATTGGAGGCTTATATTCTGAAGAGACTCTCCTTAGAGCAAAAATAGATAAAGATAGAAAGGTTGATGAACTAAGTGAAGAAGAATTAAGACTCGTATATGATACTCTTCTAACAGTTCTAAACGATGAAAAAAAGCCTAACATTGTATATAACAAAGAAGGGGTTATGGTGGATGTCGTTCCAATAGATCTACAATGGTATCGGGAATATACAAAAAGATATTATGAATCTTTTAGCGAAGCTTTGGATGAATACTTTGGAAAGCTAACAATTGAAAAAGCAAGACTCGAAAAAACCAAGCAACTAGAAGAAAGGAGAAAGGCTCTTGAAATTTCTTTAAGGAGAATTGAAGAACAGATAAAAGGATTTGAAAAAGAAGCCATGACTAATCAGGAAAAGGGTGACGCGCTCTATGCCCACTATTCCATTGTAAATGAAATCTTAAGAGTTATTTCCTCAGCATTAAAGCAATATGGAGTTGAAGAAGTTAAAAAGAGGATAGAAGAAGGAAAGAAAGCTGGCTACCCTTGGGCAAAAATGATAATCGACGTAACCGACAACAAAGTAACGCTCAATTTGGATGGGATAAAAGTTTCTCTCGATGTTGAAAAATCACTAGAAGAAAATGCTGAGCTTTACTATGAGAGGGCGAAAAAAGCAAAGAAGAAACTGGAAGGAGCAAAAATAGCATATGAGGAAACTAAAAGAAAATTAATAGAGCTTGAAAAAGAGATAGAGCGAGAGAGTAAAGAAATCAACATAAAGAAAATCACCCGCAAAAAGAAAAAGTGGTTTGAAAAATTTAGGTGGTTTATTAGCAGCGAAGGTTTTCTGGTCATCGGAGGGAAGGATGCTACAACGAATGAAATCGTTGTTAAAAAGCATATGGATGAAAATGACATCTATTGTCACGCAGACATATGGGGGGCTCCTCATGTTATTATAAAAAATGGTAGAAATGCCAGTGAAAAAACGATCAGAGAAGCTTGTCAATTTGCCGTTGCCATGAGTAGAGCATGGAGCGAGGGATTAGCTTCGGCAGATGCTTACTGGGTTTACCCAGAGCAAGTTAGCAAACAAGCCCCTGCTGGAGAATACCTACCCAAAGGAGCCTTTATGGTGTATGGGAAGAGAAATTGGATTCATGGGATCCCTCTTAAACTTGCGGTTGGAATAGTTAATGTTGAGGGGGAAGAGCTTGTCATGTGTGGTCCAGTTGATGCGGTAAAAGCTCATACAAACAAGTATGTAGTGATAAGGCCTGGAGGATTAAAGAAGAGTGACCTTGTAAAGAAAATCCAAAAAATATTTGAAAAATGGGGATATAGGGTCTCTGAAGAAGATATAATGAGCGTTTTGCCCCCAGGACATGGAGAGATTGAGGAGGTGGTTGAATAA
- a CDS encoding helix-turn-helix domain-containing protein, whose translation MLEKEKKILAKRIAGEIVLSPDPGKTMRKWREIFGISQSELAEYLGVSSSVISDYEGGRRKSPGASTIRKFVEALLEIDEKRGGNVIRAFSRTLGGDIPTSAILDIREFNIPVTVKDIVNAVKGEIVANPDLIDRKIYGYTIVDSIQAILEMSAEEFLKLYGWTTERALVFTKVTTGRSPMIAIRVQGLKPAMVVLHGVKRLDELAIKIAEKERVPLVVSKAESESELIMGLRKLVGAF comes from the coding sequence ATGCTTGAAAAGGAAAAGAAAATCTTGGCAAAAAGAATTGCTGGTGAGATTGTTTTATCCCCCGACCCAGGAAAGACTATGAGAAAATGGAGAGAGATTTTCGGCATAAGCCAAAGTGAACTTGCCGAGTATCTTGGAGTGTCATCTTCTGTTATTAGTGATTATGAGGGTGGAAGAAGAAAGAGCCCAGGAGCTTCAACTATAAGGAAGTTTGTTGAGGCTCTTCTGGAGATCGATGAGAAGAGAGGAGGAAATGTAATTAGAGCGTTTAGTAGAACCCTTGGCGGGGATATTCCAACAAGTGCAATCCTTGATATAAGGGAATTTAACATTCCAGTCACGGTAAAGGATATTGTAAATGCCGTTAAAGGCGAAATAGTAGCCAACCCAGATTTGATAGATAGGAAGATTTACGGATACACTATTGTCGATAGCATTCAGGCTATCCTGGAGATGTCTGCAGAAGAGTTTCTTAAGCTCTATGGTTGGACGACTGAAAGAGCTCTTGTCTTTACAAAAGTAACAACTGGAAGAAGCCCAATGATAGCAATAAGAGTGCAGGGTTTAAAGCCTGCCATGGTAGTGCTTCATGGAGTAAAAAGACTCGATGAATTAGCCATAAAAATTGCAGAAAAAGAAAGAGTCCCCTTGGTTGTCTCAAAAGCAGAGAGCGAAAGTGAATTAATTATGGGCCTGAGGAAACTAGTCGGGGCATTTTAA
- a CDS encoding arginine--tRNA ligase, translating into MMETIKSEIKRTIEGIVREMAPDWSEDIQFVDTPSPELGDFGTPVAFQLARLLRKSPLIIAQEIAEKFNKNKPKEVKKAIAVNGYVNFFLDYPQISKLVIEAILGYGTEYGRSEIGKGKKVIVEHTSVNPTKPLHMGHARNAILGDTVARILRFLGYQVEVQNYIDDLGVQFAQVYWGYLNLKRKFDELMKELKEKIPKNNPIDHVLGLLYVEVNKKIEESSEVEKEIRELMKKLEERELNGRKLAEEVVKAQMETLYSLNIYYDLLVWESDIVSTRLFEKTIKLLEKNENFYTPKEGKYKGAFVMDLSKLFPDMKNPYLVLRRSDGTATYTGKDIAYHLWKFGKIDIDLMYKKWDEHTWTTAPDGEPIPGKFGAGDIVINVIGAEQRHPQLAIKYALELLGYKDAAENFHHLAYEHVESPEGKFSGRKGTWVGFTVDEVIAEAINKAKSLIEEKNPNLTEEEKEEIAKKVAVGAIRYTLIKYSPEKKIVFRWEDVLNFEGESAPYIQYAHARCSSILRKAEELGISTDWKSLLKVANFNQITEKERELIMLLSRFPEIVQQAGTDLKPHLIAWYANEVASTFNKFYMDHPVIKAEEGVREARLLLVMATRQVLRNSLWLMGIEAPDKM; encoded by the coding sequence ATGATGGAAACAATAAAGTCCGAAATAAAGAGAACTATCGAAGGTATTGTAAGAGAAATGGCACCAGATTGGAGTGAGGATATACAATTTGTAGACACTCCAAGCCCAGAGTTGGGTGATTTTGGAACTCCAGTAGCATTTCAACTTGCCAGATTATTAAGAAAATCTCCCCTCATTATTGCTCAGGAAATTGCAGAAAAATTTAACAAAAATAAACCAAAAGAGGTAAAAAAAGCTATAGCAGTTAATGGATATGTAAACTTCTTCCTAGATTATCCACAGATCTCTAAATTAGTTATAGAAGCTATTTTAGGTTATGGAACAGAATACGGCAGGTCAGAAATAGGAAAAGGGAAGAAAGTCATAGTGGAACATACTTCAGTTAATCCCACAAAGCCACTTCACATGGGGCATGCAAGAAATGCTATACTAGGAGATACAGTGGCAAGAATTCTGAGATTTTTGGGATATCAGGTTGAAGTCCAAAACTATATTGATGATTTGGGAGTTCAATTTGCCCAAGTGTATTGGGGATATTTGAACTTAAAAAGGAAGTTTGATGAATTAATGAAAGAACTAAAAGAAAAAATACCAAAAAACAATCCAATAGATCATGTATTAGGGCTTCTCTATGTTGAGGTTAATAAGAAAATTGAAGAGTCTTCTGAAGTAGAGAAGGAGATTAGAGAACTAATGAAAAAACTAGAAGAGAGAGAATTAAACGGGAGGAAGCTTGCTGAAGAGGTCGTTAAGGCTCAGATGGAAACTTTGTATAGTCTGAACATTTATTATGATCTTTTAGTTTGGGAAAGTGACATAGTTAGCACAAGGCTCTTTGAAAAAACAATCAAACTCCTCGAGAAAAATGAAAACTTTTACACTCCAAAAGAGGGGAAATACAAAGGAGCTTTTGTTATGGATTTAAGCAAGTTATTCCCCGATATGAAGAATCCTTATCTCGTTCTTAGGAGAAGTGATGGAACAGCGACATACACAGGAAAAGACATAGCATACCACCTATGGAAATTTGGAAAAATAGACATTGACTTAATGTACAAGAAATGGGATGAGCATACGTGGACTACAGCCCCAGATGGAGAGCCAATACCAGGAAAGTTTGGAGCGGGAGATATTGTCATTAATGTTATTGGGGCAGAGCAAAGACATCCTCAATTGGCAATTAAATATGCTTTAGAGTTGCTCGGATACAAAGATGCCGCGGAAAACTTCCACCATTTAGCTTATGAGCACGTAGAAAGTCCAGAAGGAAAATTCTCAGGTAGAAAAGGAACATGGGTTGGATTCACTGTAGATGAAGTTATAGCCGAAGCGATAAACAAAGCCAAGAGTTTAATAGAAGAAAAGAATCCAAACTTAACAGAGGAAGAGAAAGAAGAAATAGCAAAGAAAGTGGCTGTTGGGGCTATAAGGTACACCCTCATCAAGTATAGTCCAGAGAAGAAAATTGTATTTAGATGGGAAGACGTGCTCAACTTTGAAGGAGAGAGTGCCCCTTACATTCAGTATGCCCATGCAAGATGTTCTTCAATCTTAAGAAAAGCTGAAGAATTAGGAATATCAACGGATTGGAAGTCACTTCTAAAAGTGGCTAATTTTAACCAAATAACAGAAAAAGAAAGAGAATTAATAATGTTACTATCAAGGTTCCCAGAAATAGTTCAGCAAGCTGGAACTGATCTTAAGCCCCACTTAATTGCATGGTATGCAAATGAGGTTGCCTCAACGTTCAACAAATTCTACATGGATCATCCAGTTATAAAAGCAGAAGAGGGAGTAAGAGAAGCAAGGCTCTTGCTTGTCATGGCTACAAGGCAAGTTCTAAGGAATTCTCTTTGGTTAATGGGTATAGAGGCTCCAGATAAAATGTGA
- a CDS encoding 4-phosphopantoate--beta-alanine ligase, which produces MVKIPKSHPRYWSLLYREKIIEGMEKGITAKAGLIAHGRGEAFDYLIGEKTIPPAETAMRAAIAKLLLAKHPVISVNGNVAALVPKETVELAKVLNAKLEINLFYRTEERVKKIAEVLYENGADEVLGINPTKRIPGLESERGKVDENGIWKADVILVPLEDGDRTEALCRMGKFVITVDLNPLSRSARMADITIVDNIVRAYPRMIELAKEMKSLPKEDLEKIVATYDNSKVLSEVLIHIRDRLTKLAEGGIWKKEKLDI; this is translated from the coding sequence ATGGTAAAAATACCGAAGTCTCATCCACGATATTGGAGTCTTTTGTATAGAGAAAAAATAATTGAGGGGATGGAGAAAGGGATTACAGCCAAAGCAGGGCTTATTGCCCATGGAAGGGGAGAAGCATTTGACTATTTAATTGGAGAAAAAACAATCCCACCAGCAGAAACTGCAATGAGAGCTGCAATTGCTAAATTACTCCTTGCGAAACACCCTGTAATTTCTGTAAACGGCAATGTTGCTGCTTTAGTTCCTAAAGAAACAGTTGAATTAGCAAAAGTTCTGAACGCAAAATTGGAGATTAACTTATTTTATAGAACTGAAGAGAGAGTTAAGAAAATTGCTGAAGTCCTTTATGAGAATGGAGCCGATGAGGTTCTGGGAATTAACCCAACTAAAAGAATTCCAGGATTGGAGAGTGAGAGGGGAAAGGTTGATGAAAATGGTATCTGGAAAGCTGATGTCATTTTGGTTCCTTTAGAAGATGGAGACAGAACAGAAGCATTATGTAGAATGGGAAAATTTGTAATAACTGTGGATTTAAACCCGCTCTCGAGAAGTGCCAGAATGGCTGATATAACAATAGTGGATAACATAGTTAGGGCTTATCCCAGGATGATAGAGCTCGCAAAAGAAATGAAGTCTCTCCCAAAAGAAGATCTAGAGAAGATAGTGGCCACTTATGATAACTCAAAAGTTTTGAGTGAGGTTCTCATACACATTAGAGATAGGCTCACGAAGCTTGCAGAGGGGGGAATCTGGAAAAAAGAAAAACTTGACATTTAA
- a CDS encoding sugar phosphate isomerase/epimerase family protein, with product MKVGVSIYPHFLNERKTLASILADIKVKNYDFVQIFPHALGVIKNGTVIEEKLKEIETILKGVEIDYIVRMPVSLNLRDNVYYSRHFKVAKAVLDVAIKLGAKTIVMQSGKTGRLDLEIDSIKALADIAENFGINIALENTFSVKDTLYVIDNVNKDNVGFALDVAHAFLSAQGDENRLLEDVRLGVEKTIILLVHDNFGKMFPQVEPEDALAYGVGDLHLLPGEGKIPFGKIIRLFKDIPILLKVKDVKTFENLPSKSDLLQRLMR from the coding sequence ATGAAAGTTGGAGTTAGCATATATCCCCACTTTTTAAATGAAAGAAAAACCCTTGCCTCAATTTTAGCAGATATCAAAGTAAAAAATTATGATTTCGTCCAGATATTCCCCCACGCTTTGGGAGTTATTAAAAACGGAACCGTGATAGAAGAAAAGTTGAAAGAAATAGAGACAATACTAAAGGGTGTTGAAATAGATTACATAGTTAGAATGCCAGTTTCGTTGAATTTAAGGGACAACGTCTACTACTCAAGACATTTTAAAGTTGCCAAGGCGGTCTTGGATGTTGCTATTAAGCTTGGAGCAAAAACAATAGTTATGCAAAGTGGAAAAACTGGAAGGTTAGACTTAGAGATTGACTCAATAAAAGCTTTGGCTGATATAGCAGAAAACTTTGGAATAAATATTGCACTTGAAAACACGTTTAGTGTTAAGGATACTCTCTACGTAATAGACAACGTGAATAAGGACAACGTTGGATTTGCTCTGGATGTAGCTCATGCATTCTTAAGTGCCCAGGGGGATGAAAATAGGCTCTTAGAAGATGTTAGACTAGGAGTCGAGAAAACAATAATCCTTTTAGTCCACGATAATTTTGGAAAAATGTTCCCCCAGGTAGAGCCAGAAGATGCCCTAGCTTACGGGGTGGGAGATCTACACCTTCTCCCAGGGGAAGGAAAGATACCATTTGGAAAGATAATAAGACTCTTCAAAGATATACCAATTCTCCTAAAGGTAAAAGACGTTAAGACTTTTGAAAACCTCCCCTCAAAATCTGATCTGCTTCAGAGATTGATGAGGTGA